A portion of the Carya illinoinensis cultivar Pawnee chromosome 11, C.illinoinensisPawnee_v1, whole genome shotgun sequence genome contains these proteins:
- the LOC122281559 gene encoding probable inactive poly [ADP-ribose] polymerase SRO5 has product MENINGDRDQCRLAPSPHGFQTTTSNSLSEQESDEQFGQTSVEDSVSDTITDQEASVSDCESSVSGSPSDHFPVFEGLVRLAEGDRVYDLVKRRFELGFASLGVQATVAGIHRNGFGGVMGQARLNTFRIYGQAMEKKCGGNANIRYAWYGASKDDIVKIASHGFGHCGISQNNGLFGGGVYLSPDYSPLESACNSVVDKDGLRHLLLSRVILGKAELVHIGSEQCHPSSEEFDSAVDNLSAPRKYIVWSTHMNTHILPEFVVSFTAPSCLAEFARIPKPSSVPTSPWVPFPVLISALSKFLPPHTVSVISKYHEAHKEKKISRNELVQKIRQIAGDKLLIAIIKSFKSKQLKTPTGLA; this is encoded by the exons ATGGAGAATATCAACGGAGATCGAGACCAATGTCGGCTAGCGCCCTCTCCACATGGGTTTCAGACTACGACCTCTAACTCTTTGTCTGAACAAGAATCCGACGAGCAGTTTGGGCAAACGAGTGTGGAAGATTCGGTGTCGGACACCATTACTGATCAAGAAGCATCGGTTTCTGATTGCGAAAGCAGTGTCTCCGGTTCCCCTAGTGACCATTTCCCGGTGTTCGAAGGCTTGGTTAGGCTGGCTGAAGGAGATAGAGTATACGACCTCGTCAAAAGGAGATTCGAGTTGGGTTTCGCTTCGCTTGGTGTGCAAGCAACGGTAGCCGGTATTCATAGAAATGGTTTTGGCGGTGTGATGGGACAAGCGAGGTTGAATACGTTCCGGATTTATGGCCAGGCAATGGAGAAGAAATGCGGTGGCAATGCTAATATCAGGTATGCTTGGTATGGTGCTTCCAAGGATGACATCGTTAAGATTGCTTCACATGGTTTTGGTCATTGTGGGATATCTCAGAACAATGGATTATTTGGCGGCGGAGTTTATCTTTCACCGGATTATTCACCTTTGGAAAG TGCGTGCAACTCGGTAGTCGACAAGGACGGTCTGCGACATCTTCTCCTGAGTCGTGTTATATTGGGGAAGGCAGAGCTTGTGCATATCGGTTCCGAGCAGTGCCACCCGAGTTCCGAAGAATTCGATTCAGCCGTGGATAATCTTTCAGCTCCCAGGAAATATATTGTGTGGAGTACCCACATGAATACTCATATTTTACCCGAGTTTGTAGTAAGTTTCACAGCTCCATCTTGCTTGGCAG AGTTTGCAAGGATTCCAAAACCATCGAGTGTTCCCACTTCACCTTGGGTTCCATTTCCAGTTCTAATTTCTGCGCTTTCGAAGTTCTTACCACCTCACACCGTCTCAGTGATCAGCAAGTATCATGAAGCTCACAAA GAAAAGAAGATATCACGAAATGAACTGGTACAAAAAATCAGACAAATAGCAGGAGATAAGTTGTTGATTGCTATTATCAAGTCATTCAAATCCAAG CAACTCAAGACACCAACCGGCCTTGCATAA